CCTGGATTTCGGGTATAATTATCTTTACGCTCATGCTGTTAAGAAAAATGTTTCAGTTCCGTAAGCTGCACCAAGTGGATGGGCGGGAGGTTATCCCTGAATGGTTTAATGAGCTAATGACAAAAACAGGGACACAGTTGAAGCTGAAAAAACAACCATCAGTAATTTATTCAAAAGGAGCAAAAAGTCCTGCGGTTTATGGTGTGTTCCGACCGGTTCTTCTGTTGCCTGAAGGTTATATTGATAAGCTGTCTAAAGAGCAGGCAGAGCATATACTTATCCATGAGCTATACCATATAAAGCGGGGAGATTTACTGGCTCACTGGATTTGTGTATCTTTACAAATTGTCTACTGGTTTAATCCTCTTCTTATTTGGACTCGCAGGCAGATGAGATATGTCTGTGAAATCTGTTGTGATCTAAGCGTTGCAGGCATGCTTCGTGAAAAGACAGGAGCATACCGTGAAACACTTCTCAGGACTGCACGTGAACTCTTTGCAGTAAATATGGAGCCCAGTCTTGGATTCCTTGGTATCTTTGAAGAGCCTTTTCGGTTAGTTCCACGGCTTAAGTGGCTG
Above is a genomic segment from Desulfatiglans sp. containing:
- a CDS encoding M56 family metallopeptidase; amino-acid sequence: MIQYLNDVSQVWWQWMGSMFWQVSLLIVIVTALDMMIRKWAWPQVRYALWALVFIKLVISPAWQMPTSIISLIQPQVQEQITFNVDMGETEKLSANFFNPDEIIVKQVTWQSYALLAWISGIIIFTLMLLRKMFQFRKLHQVDGREVIPEWFNELMTKTGTQLKLKKQPSVIYSKGAKSPAVYGVFRPVLLLPEGYIDKLSKEQAEHILIHELYHIKRGDLLAHWICVSLQIVYWFNPLLIWTRRQMRYVCEICCDLSVAGMLREKTGAYRETLLRTARELFAVNMEPSLGFLGIFEEPFRLVPRLKWL